The following nucleotide sequence is from Salvia splendens isolate huo1 chromosome 2, SspV2, whole genome shotgun sequence.
GAACCTAGTTCTAAACCCTacctacaaaataaaaaagcaaCAAATCAATTCCATATGTAGCTTATTCCCTAGCTTAAATGGACACTTTCTCCACATATTTGAACACAGCTTTTCTCCAtaagcaaaaataaaataaaaataaaaagtggggaaaattCAACAATACACAAGCCTAAAAACCCCTATATATATTCCCACATTCACCACCTCTCACTCAAACAAATTCACCACCTCCCTTCTTCCCTTGAACAATGTCTGGGGTTTGGGTGTTCAAGAACGGCGTCGTTCGACTTGTGGAGAATGCCGGGGAGTGCCACAGCAAGAAAATGCTAGTCCACGTGCCCTCGAACGAGGTGATTGCATCATATGCTATGTTGGAGAGGAAATTATTGGATCTTGGATGGGAGAGGTACTATGATGATCCTGATCTTCTGCAGTTTCACAAGAGATCAACGGTTCATCTCATCTCTCTCCCCAAAGATTTCAACAAGTTCAAATCCATACACATGTACGACATCGTCGTCAAGAATCGAAATGAGTTTGAAGTTAGAGATGTTTAGTGATGTGATGTGATCGTGCACCTAATTAAGTAATTTCTAGGGTTTGTTTTTGTGTGTTTAAATTTGTGTGTGTGATTTAGGGATGTTGCCTAAGGTCAGggtttttaatttatctttgtttttgtGTGAAAAATGGATCCAATATTAGTATTGTGTAATCTCTGGTTGATTTGGGTTGATGTGTTGTAAGATGTAAGAGAAATGAAATAAGATATGTATATTGTAGGAATTTAAAGTATAATGTATCGCCTAGTTTGAATTTTTCAAGCTAATGCCACAATATGTGAAAGGTACTTGctatattttatgtattattATTGATGTAAACTATAAATTCTAAAGAGATGGTGATTTAGGTTATATTTTTTGAACCGTTGATTTTGTGCTTGATTTACAATTATTTTTGTTGAGCTTTACATATATGACGTTTGAAACTTTGAACGaacaaaatttcattctatTTTCTTATAATTTCTTAGTGCGGGAGCCGGGAAATGACACACATATAATAATCacacaaaaaaattcaaaggatATAGAAATTACTATACACCCAATAATCTCTACGAGAATATGGTGTACTCGTACAATTACGACgaaggggggtatttatatataaggaaaaatcataataattacatttgcatttaattttacaactATATATTTTCAGTTCATACtgcactttttattattattattataaatcaTATATTCAGATAGAAAAATCTAAACTGAAATTTGAATGTTCACTCCTTGTTAAAGACTACGTTTTATCAAGAGCATAGGAAAGCATGAAGAGGAGGAGGACCAAAATTGCTTCAAGAGAAACAAAATCTGAACTCAAATTAATATGCTAATCTACCTTATTTATTGGTGGATTAACAAATTTTGAGCTAGTTGGATCATTAATTCTCCCTCCATCTCATGTTACTTACACTTTTCGTTTTAGATTGTAAATTCATGATTGAGTAATtagtataaaaaatagtattttCAATGTAATAAGAcaatacttaattaattatttataatatcttaattaaatacCCTAATTAATAGAAATAGTACAAGTAGTTTAAGATGAGCCGAAATAGAAAAAGTGAGTAATATGGAACGGATGTAGTATATCAAATGGCTAgattttatctattattattatatacagtattatatatatatcacCCAATTTGCCACATCTATATATATGACTATTATAAGGACATGCATATTGATGCGTGTAGTGTAGTCATTTTATGTGATTACGTGTAGACGTGTAGTCATATATGATAATTTTCATGTATAGTACATATTTATATTCTCATTATTTCACCATAATTATATTGGTCTCCGCATTATATTGAGGGCAATTTCAGCGTGGGGGGTATCTACTGTTTGGTCGGGCCTAATATTCTTCATAAAGAAATAGTTCTATAAGACTTACTTGATCtaatactatattattaatttggTAGATTATTCCAACTTTAAAACATCCCTTTTTGACAAAGATTCTTCAAAAGGGTTGGTGATTTCCAACCCCAAAAGTCAGTTTTAATCTCTCCTataaaaattctaaaactaaataaagaaagagaaaagaaaaacatattCCCCCTAACCCTAATTATTCAGAATATAATGAGAATGACAACCCTATTTTTCCATACACATTAAGCTACAATACTtttatgaaagaaaaataaactaCTATAGTGCTTTATTTGTTCCATCTCCAAGAATATGTTTATAGTACAAAATTAGAATGGTCTTTgagagtagtattttttaatctttGCCCACCATGTTTTCTAGAATTAGGACTAATTTTTCACCCCTCCTACCCCTACTAAGTCTTCATATTCCCACATAAAGGAGATTTTACAAGTTCCAGAAGTTAGGTAAccgtaactttttttttgttactcaagaataaaaataataatattctcAATCAGGTCACCTATCTTAGAATCATCTCAAGCTTAACACGTCTTTAAAGTTATACGAATATAcgaaaaaaatgacataatatctaatttatttttagacgaatatcatttttttcaaagtAATTAACAATCTCGTTATAGAAAATTTATACAAAATTATGGAGTATTTCTCAAAAGGTATGCATGGAAACAAGTGGCATAAAACATATTGCAAATTAGTCTTTATATGATATAACCAAAATCAAAAGGTTATTTTTTCGATGTTTCGAGTTTTTTCGATTTGATTTTTGGATAAATCCATTCTGTTCAGATTTCTAAAAAGATACAAACGCCGTTTAATTTTATGGTTATTTTTAGGATGGGTGGAGTCGAAGAGATTAAATAAGCTATTGAGATCAACATTTTGTATCAATCACATCTTCTATCATTTCTTATACTATAAAATTGCCAAGTAAAAAATATATGTTGAGTCTATCTTACATGGAGAAAACAGTTGAAGCAGTTACATGGGAATCGAACAACATGGCCCCCGACAAGCGAGACAGAGGCCGAGAATACTAACATTTAAACCCCCGGCAAATAGAGAGGACGATGATGAGGACCAAGAGGAGGATGATTCCGAGCACAACCAACTTCATTTTCATGTTTTGGTACCATAACTTTCTCCGGAGTTGTACCCCTCCTTTCTTGAACACTTGAGCCTGCAGAGATGAGAAAATGGGCTCAGAGATTAGATTCAAGAAGGGTGTGGGGaagagaaaggaagaaaaaatagCTCAAACTAACCGATTCGCGCAGGTCTTGAGCCTTGTCGTTGAGATCAGTAAGGTTTTGGCCTCTTTCTATAGTCTGCAAGAAGCACAGGGGATAAGAACGTTAAAACCAGACAAAAAATCAGCTCGAATCCATGTGTCGAGATCATATAGTTTTATGAGGCATGAAGATGGATGGATAAATTCTGTGTTAAAGGAACTCTACTTAGTATCACCTCATCTTTTGTAAGTTGAACTATAAAGAGCCattaaaaatcgaaaaaatcaaACGTACTGTATGATTTATCAAATTATGATCAAAGCAAGAAATTTAGCCTATGTAGAACCACACTAAAATGAGCAAGGTAGAACAATTACGCCTGCATTTAGTGAAGGCAGTAACGTAACAAGCAGCAAAGAAGAGTGTCGTATATTCGTGAGTGCAGTTCCTTTTGCCTACCTTGTCTATATTCTCCAGCATAATACTTTTGACCTCGGAAACTTGGGCTTGAACTTTCAATAGTTTATCGATCTCATCAGCGTGATCAATGATATATTGCATGTGTTCTTTCATTAGAGGCCTGCGTGAATTATTTCGAGTTATACGTATTTGCCAATGCTCATGTCAAATGCTAAACATTAAAATCATATTTTGTCTTTTGGGAGTGAGAAATTTACCCAAATTCTTTGTTGAGACTTTTGGCAACTGCTGTATCAGCTTTACCACCACCGTATCTTTTCCTGAAATCGGCTTTAATGCGTTCCAAAAGTGCGATTGAGATCTGTTTCCCGACAGATTCTTTGCCAACGACGCAGTAAGCTGCATTAGAGGTAAGCATGGTGTCAAGCAAAAGTTcagaaaaatcattttttagaGCTTAATACAAAATTCTTTAGCTTCTGCTTCTTGAATTTTAAGTTATGTGCTTCTTTTTCATCAtttacatgatttgaaaaataAAGAATGAAAACAGCAAAGAGCTTTTGAACACACAGCAACATGTAGGGAGATTGTGATGATCATTGTTCTTTGGCCTATATATAATAGGATCTGATCAGCAGACGACTATTTTCCCTCCAAACTCAAAAAAAACATCTTAATTATCAGAAAATGATCAAATGCACAAGACTCTTTTGCAAGAAAACTGCAATATAACAGGACATAACTTATGTAGTATTGCTCTATTTTTTCTTCCCACAATTCAAATGTATCCTAAGTAAAACAGTTCTACATCTATTGAAATCACAACTTAAGCAGCTCAGGcaatgaaaaacaaaaacaaaaccaaaaccaaatgaAAAATCAAGAAAGCATAAGCTTTTCTATGAATTGTAAACAACTCTTCCCTGCCCATAGTCAAAACCTAAAAAGATCAAATTCCAAAATCTTGGCAACCCAAAAAGAGCATAACAAATTTCCAATTGGAAAACCACCGAAATTTCTTGAAACTATAACTTCTAGCTAAAGAAAGCAGACAAAAATCAAGATTCCACCTTGCTACCTCAGAGATCCAAGAAAATCCCAGCTCAAATTCAACCCTCATTCCCCTAAATTCCAACCCAAATCAACAAAACCAATAGCAGCATGAAAGATTCAGACAGCCCAAATCATGATTAAGCAAAAGAGAGAATTTTTACCGTATCCATCTTCAactaaaaagttaaaaatgtgTTGATCATAGTTGTACGTGAACTTGTTGTTGGTCGACGGCAGCCGCTGCAAGCAGCCAGCGGCGATCGCCGGAAAATTTCCGGTGAACTCGGTGTACTCTGCCAGCACCACCGTGCCACGCGCCACGAAGCTGTATATGAACGATTCTTGGCCCATCGCTGAGTCGACTCACCGATTCCCGCAGCAGAAATGAATTGAGCAGCGATTTAGCGAAACCCGCCGCCGCAGCAGTCGAAAGTTCGTTTCTTTAACGTTGAGCCGCCGGTTTTGGGTGGTGGGCTGCTTCTGATTGGCCGTTGCTGTTTTTTGATTACTTTCTtgatttctttaattttattcttcTTGTATTAATAATTTTCTTGGCTctaaattttgttatataatcATTCGTAACACGGTTTCTTTATTTATAATTGTGATTTTCACATTATAAACCGAGTggaatattttttcaaatttaattatattactaGTAATCACCGAGTGAATTCGTTTGAATAGTTGATGAAATGAGGAAGGCCAGGTCTAATTTCTAGAACTAGATTACATTTTTCAATAATATTTCACTTCATATTCCTATTTTTTTAGATTGCGAGATTGAAGAAAACAACACTTCTTTCATTTTGctgtatttatttaaaaaaattgaattaaatgcACTTTCTCTatatagaaattaattaaatcaatgtAATTAATTGTTTGAATATATACTTAACGCTCAAAAAATATTATCGAAATTTATTGGAAATCCAAACtatatttttgttaattcatgGCATTAACAAATTTGGACAATTGTATCTATTTAATGCGTGTGTCATTTGTATCGTATACCTTCAAGCAAATAATTTGGTAcaccctccgtcccgcactactcgcacgtatttcctttttgggcgtcccaagttacttgcactctttccatttttagtaaaaaatttcacctacagccgtcattttttactttcctatacactcattccttaatctccctgccgaaaaggaaatgagcgagtagctcgggacggagggagtatgaaactTTTGTAATGTGGGAAACATAGAATTATTTTGCTTTGCAAGTAAGGTAGCTTATTgaaatttattctttaattGGGTAGAGAGAAGTAGGGGAAGAATCAATtcagtatgtaatttttaatcaaTAAATAATGTAACTGCAGTATGATTTTGTTGACTTGGATTTTGAGACATAGATTTGTCTAAATAGTTGAAAACGGTTATGAATCCTGACTTTGACTGTTGTATCATGCAGAGCGATTTATGTAAAAAAACTAGTCAATTTTGAATAATGGCTATAGACTCCATTTTCATTTACACTGTTTGGCCTACTTATTTATTTGCAAGACtgaaataatcaaataatacttcattaaaaatgtTAATTCTAATCAAGTCATTGTTTTACTCATTAATTTACTAAATTATCCATAATAAATGACCCATATAGTCCCCAAGTTAAAACCCAAAATTAAATTCTAAATTCTCCAAAATgtatttaaaaattacaatccGATAGGCATAtcatgattatttttttattgtaaataaaaagctataataattaaaattaaattatgaatagAATGACTCACTTTATATTGGGCCACTACTCAACACAAGCCCAAATATCTTAACGATGTAAATATGTTTATATTGGGCCCAACCAAAAGAAGGTCAAAAAGTCAACCTAGTACTTTTTTTAGGCGAATATATAAAAGTGCCAAATATATAGtgttgaaaatttcatttaaattttatgtttaGTTAATGTTGTTGTGAATGCAATGACTTTATGCATCAAATGCAGGTTTTTAGTATCAtgcaaattttttttacatCAATTCATCCGATTATACATACATATACGGTTTTTATTTCATAACTATCATTAAATTCATAACCCAATCATCTTATATGAGTATACCCgtgtctcaataccgtctcttaaccgtctcatccattcactattcatgggtcccactgcactttttaccccatctcttaactaagagatagCACATGCATAcatccatctcttaaccgtctcatcccttaactattcattcaatttcattttttatttttattactaacaaattcaattaatatttcattgaaatattacattaatactaataattcataaaatcattaaaaatcacgAAACTTACAACTtccgaaaatacgaaaaatacataattgaaatcctaatattacaatttattgaaatccgcATAATCATGGAAAGTGATGCGGTGATCGTCTAACGGTTGTCAAATTTtacccaaatgtgctccattagatcctcctggagttgggcgtgggccaTAGAATCACGTGTACTTTCCCGAATAGATATTCGCTCTTGCAAAgaaggatgcactccactgcgaggcggactacttgcggaaGAGCTTCCCGCGGTTTCAGgatcgaaccaatttcccgcattatgtccttcgtcggcgacaatcatgttgtgcaagattatgcacgtatacatgatgtcgaccatattctccataaaccacgtacgggCTGGggatttgataatgttgaatccAGCTTGTAGAACCCCGAAtgctctctccacatccttgcgagcagcctcttgcttctgcgcaaaaagagcatgTTTTCGTTtatcggcctgttgaacgtcttcacgaaggttggcaaCTTCGGATAGATGTTGTCGgcaatatagtactccattttaAACTGgtggttgttagcggtgaaggtgatggccggcgctttaccattcaaaacttcggtgaagaggtcggattggttgagcacgttgatgtcgttgttcgatccgggaaCCCTGAAaaatgcatgccaaatccatagccggtagtcggcaacggcctcgagaataatggtggggtgggtgcctttgtggccactCGTGTATGatcccctccacgccacagggcaattcttcaattgccaatgcatgcaatcgacgctgccaagcatcccggggaatctgTGCGCTTGttcgtgaagtcggagcagaaactgaaAATTTGCGGTGCTTGGCTTCTTCAggaattcgtcggtgaaggctgcctggacgcctttgcagaagttcatcaacaCAGTCTCTCAGTGCTATCCCCAATGTGCAGGTACTTGTCGAACAAATCtgtcgtttgtccagtagcaagctgacggattgctgcaatacatttctgcagcgtcgtgagACTGGGACGACCAGtagcgtcgaacccttcttggaagtactcttcccgggccgccaatgtatttgtGATATTCAGAAATAATTCCCGCTGCATGCGGAAActgcgacggaagtaggtatctcccaaAACCAGGTTCTAACAAAAGTAATctcgtactaaccttgcggcggcttcctcccggtcacgatggatgtatttCCGGGGTTGCTTTTGACGCGCCACGGCTGCCTCCTCCTCCCTACGTCGCtcttcttctagcgattcttccattattcgacgcatttgctcaaatggatccatgaattgattaaatttgggagaagaattggattggagaggaaagagagatgatatgaGAGTGAcgagaagaaaaaaagatgagGGATAGcgtgtttgtgtgtaaaatgaaagagtatgagtatttatagaataaaaaaagaaaaaaaatttacagctgaaatttttatatttattttttgcgaaaaatcgatttttttaaaaaaaatatttattgcgtcagtaatgacgacgcccactcgcgggacgGCGCTGGCACGTGGCGAGATGGCCAGCCGACCCTCCCTCCCCCACGAACTAAGCGACGAGACCGAAGACTCGGCGAGACGAGACAGCTACAGGATGCCGCTGCGGGTGCCCTAACAACTATATAATAAATACTAATACAAAAGCAAATCCTTAGAAGTTAGACTCTGCCGTAGTCTACTGTTTAATGAATAATGGGTAAGAGTGAGATATCATGGCTGCGAACAACTAGTAATGATCATTAAAATAAGCTTACTAGCTTGGTTTGCTTTTAATAGAAGAATAATTATTCCTAGGCGTAGTGTAATTACTTGGCTAAAATTTAGCATTAGTTATATATACCCGATACCCTATCACATATACACAATATCCGAACTTTAGTATTAATCGGGTATACTCGTTTCCCATACCTAGCAATGCAATAATCGAATAATTTAGCAATAATCGGTTGGATAtttgggaattttattttaCCTATTCTTTGCTGCAATAAAACTTCATGTACAAAACGTAAATACAGTAGttagtaggagtataatttaatttaatccaTTTAATTTGCGTCACATGCAGTATAAATTCGCCCGCCCTAAGTTTGAAATCGAAATTCaacttttatattttctattgcTTCAATTATTGCTGTAGCCTTTTTCAATACCCAAACCCCCAACTCCGATTCCAATTTAGCTGCAGATTTTCCGATGGAACTTCCGGAATCCgttcctcctccagctcctctcTCCGAGGCATGGTGTAACAATTCGATCTTCTTTGTTTGTTCATTCATTCAGTCGTTTGATTGTTTTAGTTTCTGATTTTTGCCCTTATTTTTTTCAGAAGAAGGAGAATGTCACGCCGATTAATCCCAAGATAGCGGTGACGATTGCAAATCTATGTTTTTTTTCGTGTTTCAGATAGTGTTTGAGTAGGGATATTTCATTTTGAATTTGGGTATTGCAGGAATTGGCCGAATCCCGGCAGGAGCTTGTCAGCAGAATACAGAATCTTAAACAGGTTTTCTACACAATTTTTCACTGTTTGATGCGTTTTTTGAGCTTTTCTCTTGACTGAATCAGGTGTTTGTTggttttatttagttatttgtTTAGTTTCGATGGGGAAATTAACTATGGCTTGTTAATTTACTGTTTTGAAGAAATTAACTAGGGCTAGTTGAACTAATGAAGGGTTTGGAATTGGAGTATATGTTACATGGGATGGAGTAGTGTTCTGTTTCTTGCTTTTGAGTTCAGTAATTTATTCAACTTGTTCCTTTTCTTGCAATGAATTAGGACCTCCAAAACTGGAGAATGAAGCTGGACACGCAAGTTAAGGTTTACCGCGATGTAAGTATTGGTAATTCTTAATGAACGACTTGATGAGTTGATATGCCTTGTAACATGTAGCCTATCATTCTGGTTAGTTACTGTTCTGTAGTCTCGAATCTTGAGTCTCATAGATTGTGTAAATGTGTTTCTATTCTCTGTGGGAAATAGTCGGCTTAGGTTATTCTTGTAACTTGAAACAGAATGTGTTAGTTTGGATGGAGTTGCTAGCAAACAATCATTATGCTACATGCATTTGGATGATGTCAAGAATAAGTTTTTATCTTATTGTCAAGCTACAAACTAACAAAAGTCTTTACCTTGTAGTGCTTAGGATGTAATTAGACCAACTATAGCTCAAGTGTGATGTATCTGATGATATCATCATTCCATGAAACACTATACCAGTGTGAGCAATGAACTGGGATTTGGATGCAAGACAAGAAAGCCATCCTTATACATGATTAATCAATGGCAATGAGCTTAAAATCAGATGCATGTTAGTCCAAACAATAGGATAATTGGGCAACTGGTGAGATCATGAGAGTGATGTGAAAGTCTGTTAATTTATTTAACAGGCAAAAGAAGGTTGATGCTGTTCTTGTAACACTCGTGATACATATTCGCGTTGGGTATCAATAACCACCTCTGGCTTAACACTTGAACAAATTTTTTTGGGTGCACTCGGTCTCTTGGACATCAATCTGAACCTTTTGAGTAGTTGTCAAATTTACATTAGTTCTATGGATGAATCGAAGTAGTAAtttgtatagtgtatttttAATTGTACAATTGAGTAACCACTTATAAGAAGTTTGGAACTTAGTTGTTGTGCTTCTGTTACAAGAGTTGTGTGCTGTCAGCCAGAAACGGCAAAATTGTCTGGATGTAGCAATCAATAGTGATCAAAATCTTTCTTTGCATCTAAACTCGGTGAATTTGATACTTGAATCCTCAGATATGATCCAGTATAACCCATTCCTTGTCTTCCTACAGGAGCTCTCAGAGCTTAAGAAGTCACTAAATACTGAAGTTGATCAGCTTCGAACAGTCAGTTCCCCTCCTTCGCTTCATACTTATGCCGTACTTGTAAAATTGCACGCACTTATCACATCCTTGTTTGTTTGATACACAAAGGAATTTCAAGAGCTGAGGACTACTCTCCAACAGCAGCAGGAAGACGTTGCAGCCAGCCTAAAAAATCTAGGGGTCAGTATGTTATTCCAACATGTCTAGGCTTCTTTTCATTTAGCTTTTATATGAGATTTTTGCAAATGCTCTACTCCATTCATTAAATCTTTCTTAACTGTAGGATGATGTTGGAGAACCAAAGGAGCTCGGAGGCACGAGAGACGTGGAAGCCAACAAGAGTGTGGATCAAGATTCACCAAAAGACGAGGGTAAAGCAACTCATCAGTCATGATTCATGAGTAGACTCATTTCTTCCTCCATCGCTTACTATTGGGGATGACTTCTTTTGCCATCCCAAATTTTTATGTGTCTTAACTCTCTTCTCAATTTCATCACGTGACATTAAGCTCTCTATCACTAACAGTGATGCTAATATGTTTCCATCtatccaaattttaaattatttaggCATTTTCATTTGAAATCTGCTGTTGAATTCTCATACTTGCCAAGGTTTCTGTTTGGCAATATGCTCATTATTGCTATTcggaatatatttatttttgcattGTGAATTGTAAAcaattcatttaatttattttcaccaTTAATAATAGCCTTGAAGTGGTCCGTTTCCCACCACAATGATTTGAATACGAACTGAACTTGAATAATTGAGTCAATAAAATTCTCTATATATCAAAAGGAGTGGTTAAAATCGCTATTCCGTTATCACCAAAGCCTTATACGTCGAGAAGTCGCACCAACACGAGGAATCGAGCATAAAACAAAACGATTTTAGTTTCGTTTTGAGTTTTATACTCGAAAGAGATTCTCGATATTACTAGCACAGTACAACCTTTCTGCAAATGCTAttttcatccataaaaaaaGTACCACAAATTCAATAATCTTCAGAATCAAGCTTCTTGACTCTTgatgaaaaaaaaggaagaaacaaaaaAGAATGGCATAAGGCATTACACCTTGC
It contains:
- the LOC121768676 gene encoding flowering-promoting factor 1-like protein 3 — translated: MSGVWVFKNGVVRLVENAGECHSKKMLVHVPSNEVIASYAMLERKLLDLGWERYYDDPDLLQFHKRSTVHLISLPKDFNKFKSIHMYDIVVKNRNEFEVRDV
- the LOC121759291 gene encoding vesicle-associated membrane protein 724-like encodes the protein MGQESFIYSFVARGTVVLAEYTEFTGNFPAIAAGCLQRLPSTNNKFTYNYDQHIFNFLVEDGYAYCVVGKESVGKQISIALLERIKADFRKRYGGGKADTAVAKSLNKEFGPLMKEHMQYIIDHADEIDKLLKVQAQVSEVKSIMLENIDKTIERGQNLTDLNDKAQDLRESAQVFKKGGVQLRRKLWYQNMKMKLVVLGIILLLVLIIVLSICRGFKC
- the LOC121765254 gene encoding uncharacterized protein LOC121765254 isoform X1 — its product is MELPESVPPPAPLSEKKENVTPINPKIAELAESRQELVSRIQNLKQDLQNWRMKLDTQVKVYRDELSELKKSLNTEVDQLRTEFQELRTTLQQQQEDVAASLKNLGDDVGEPKELGGTRDVEANKSVDQDSPKDEGKATHQS
- the LOC121765254 gene encoding uncharacterized protein LOC121765254 isoform X2, translating into MKKENVTPINPKIAELAESRQELVSRIQNLKQDLQNWRMKLDTQVKVYRDELSELKKSLNTEVDQLRTEFQELRTTLQQQQEDVAASLKNLGDDVGEPKELGGTRDVEANKSVDQDSPKDEGKATHQS